Proteins co-encoded in one Candida albicans SC5314 chromosome 3, complete sequence genomic window:
- the MRPL33 gene encoding mitochondrial 54S ribosomal protein uL30m (Putative mitochondrial ribosomal protein of the large subunit; Ssr1-repressed; rat catheter biofilm induced), with translation MSTVPKQLYYRITQLRSSIGMPPKTRNTLLSLGLKRRYQVTYVKVDQSSAHQLAMVKELVKVELSEDKKTRQEINQERKYKTGFELIKDGMKKSYA, from the coding sequence ATGTCAACTGTTCCAAAACAATTATATTATCGAATAACACAACTCAGATCATCCATAGGGATGCCACCAAAAACTCGTAATACATTACTTTCGTTAGGTTTGAAAAGAAGATATCAAGTCACTTATGTTAAAGTCGATCAAAGTTCTGCTCATCAATTAGCTATGGTTAAAGAATTAGTTAAAGTTGAATTAAGTGAAGACAAAAAAACTAGAcaagaaataaatcaagaaagaaaatataaaactggatttgaattgattaaagaTGGAATGAAGAAAAGTTATGcttga